The Dasypus novemcinctus isolate mDasNov1 chromosome 24, mDasNov1.1.hap2, whole genome shotgun sequence sequence TCTTCCTCCCAGTGCAAAGCGCAAAAGAAATGCTCTGAAAGAAATGTAAGTTTAACACGTTTTCTGTCCCATTTTTGACTTTGTACGTTAACGGATGGATCATATGAAGTCTAGAATTAAATGAGAGTCCCCAGAATGTAATCACCAAATCCACCACCTGGCACTGACCCTACCTCTACCCTAAGTCACGTACTTGCTCTTTTCCATCTTTCTGACTCTCTCCCTCGCTCTCTGTACAATGGGATAGAGTCCTTGCTTCACAGGTGTGTTGCAAGGGGCAATTAATTATAAGCTTTCTGAAGATGAAAAACACCTTTTGgtagtatattttcatttaactttCCAAGTGACTGCAGAggatctaaaataataaaaataatattaacaataataataatacagtcCTTTCCAAAGAAGCTTATTCTGATCGTAATGTAATTATAATTCCCATATCCCTGATAGCAAcaataagaaaaggaatatacatTTGTTTCCAGACAGAAGCTTagccaaaataaatatttcaacctCAATATTTTGAGTttggtgatttaaaaaatttcttgccATTCACAAGCTTACTGAAGTCAAGGCCTTGGTCTTTAGTCTCTAAATTCTCTAGATGTAGCTTCCATTCTGTCCCTCGAAGTTGATTTTACCATCAAAGTGAGGTTTGCATTGTTTGTTACGTGTACTGTAGAAAAGGTGTTTATATATGTGCTTGTAATCACCAGCTAAATGGTGATTACAATTGAGTAATCCCCTGAAATGGTCTGAGAGAAGTTCCAGAGGATTATTCTTTACTCACAAATAGAAATTGTACATGTATGTCCTTTGTATGTATTTAAGCATCtaatcctggggaaaaaaaatcaataaatcacATGTAGGTGGTATTGACCCTTAGCATCTCAAATGAATACTTCTCTGTCTTAGTTAAAATGTGAACTCCATCTTAACTCCATTGATAACCCAGTGATTGATCAATAAGCTATATCCTAGCATATTGGAGAATGTGAGACCTATTGGTTATCCTGTCTGCATTTAAACAAACATTGGGGGATTGTTCCAGATTTGGAGGGTGCTGGGGTAGGGAGAGGGTAAGCCCTTTTTTTCAGGTATAGAAAATGAATTGAGTGGCATTTGGAGGAAATCATTCCATTACAACTTTACAGATTGTAAAATCCTTTTTGTTTTAGAGTGAaaagaacagaaacagaaaagcagcGTTGTGAGCAAATCACAGACCAGCAGGGACATTGTGGGAACATCTGGTGATTTACTGACTGCAGAGCTAGCAAGGAGGAGGGATGGTGACGAAGTTTCATCCTGTCCCTCATTGGAATCCACGGGACAAGCAAAGGGTTACATAAAGGCAGCCGAGAGCCACCAGGGGCTGGCTTCCTGTTCAAAAGCTGGAAAATGTTCATCAGgcccagccagaagataccagcAGCCAGCAAAAACCTCATCCCGGGGAGCAGTTCAAGACAGAGCTTCTAAGCGGGAGCCCTGTCTGTGGCTGTGAGTCAGCATCACCAGGTCCAAAACAAAGTCCGCGAGTGGCCAAAGCACAACAGAAACCCAGGAACTGCGACTCTGCAGAAGACTCCGACCACCACAAGAGAGTTTCTCTTGGAAGTAATCAATTAGTCCCAAGAGAAGTAAtagtgggggaaaaaagcagaGCTGCCAGGGTTTGGCCAGCCTTAGAGCTGTCAGATCCGGGGTTACTTTTGAAACAAGATTTGGCAATAAAAACCACGCCTAATGAAGAGTTGCATGTTTTGGAAAATCTCTCCTCCAGACAActtatgaaagaaaataactcaGGGCAGGCATGGCAAAGCAGCTCAGCCACAAACAGTAAAAGCTTATCTGCAATTCCTCTACCCACTCACTCGGAAGGGAACTGCAGACTTCAGGGCAGCCCaaccaagaaaagaaacacaaaagagGCCACTAACACTGAAGAGAAGTGGAAAGTCATGGCGAAGGACACAGGGGCCTGACCTGTGACCGGAGAGCAGCCTGTATAGGTGATGCGGTTGAAAGGGAAttagcataattattttaaaaagagaaaggtaTATCTGTATTAGGGTTAGCTCTCAAAGTGGTCCCCTGTGGTGGCTGTGTGCTTCCTGCTACTTTCTCGTCCTGCTTCATCACTGTCTTCAGAAAATTGTCTTAATAGTAAAGAGCCGTTGACCCCGTTGGTGGTTCTGTCCACTTGTATGAAGAAGCCAGTGGGTGTCTCCTCGGCACTTCTCTGCCCAGACCCTGTGGTGGTCCACAGGACCACAGGTGGTCCACAGGAAGGACAGGGCCACAGTGCTGCAGTTCAGTTCTGGGGCTTCAGTTCACCTCTGGAGGGGAGCAGCGAAGGAACAGGCAGGTGGTTCTGGGACCAGTGTCGTCATCTGGGAACTTGGAAATAAAGATCCTCAGGCTCCACCCTAGACCTACCAAAGGGGAGAACTGAGCGATTCTCGTGCATACTCAAGTTTAAGAAGCCCTGGGCTAGCTGGAGACTCTCGAGTTTACTGCCTCCAGCTCATTAGCGGGGCCTATGTATAGCTGTGTGCACCCTCAGACTCCCTCAGATTTCTAAAACACCTGGGGTTCAGCATGAGAGCCACTCTGTCCCCAGTTTCTACAGCGAGGAAGCCCCAGCACCCAGGGGGCTGTTACTTAACCCAAGGACTGTGAAAGTTGGTGGATAATCGGGCCCAGCATTAGGGGAAGACAAGGGAAGGGCTGGGTCCCTACTCTTGCTTGTAGATCAGGCATATCTGTGTCCCTGCCCTTGTCCCCACCTCCAAGGTTTTGGTAAGATTCAGAATTGTCCAGAGCTCAAGTTTCTTATTTGGAAGATTTCACAGGCAGTTTAAATTTCAAAACAGGAGATTTCCATTTGCATTGTCACCCGCTCATGTCTCCAGTGGGCTTGCTAAAATGCCATATAGTGAATCATAGCAATGACTTATTTTGGGTGGACAACTACTTAAGACTTTCTTAACCTAATTTCATCCTAAAATAGGAAACTATTTTCAAAGGCCACCCATcaactgtatcttttttttttcctgctcaacAGTGGGTGGTCTTTTGAGTAGCACCTCTCCTAGTAAAAAGGGAACTCAGATATATTTCTAAAAGTGTTGGAGTGTGCAGAAAAATAATCCCCCCAAAAGCCCAACAAAATAAAAGAGTATAGAAACAGGTGCTGCAGCATAGGTTCATGCTTAAGACTAATTAGGGTTTCTCTCCCTGCTTCTGTGCAGCCTCCCTCATGTCTCCATTCCCCACTTGTGCTATAGGGTAAGACTCAGGAGAAACCACCTTTCATGGTACCATTTTGGATTATGAAATTCACTTGTGCTCACCCAGCCTGGCCAAGGCTGAAGGTGCTATTACTTTCATGTTCCAAGCCCTACCTGAAAACCCATCTCCTTCCTGCGGTAGGGGTGGGAAACCTCCTGAAAGAGCCGTAGAACACTCATCTCCAAGGCCCATTGTGGGCCCCTCATTAGGTGTGCTAATCACCAAAGACAGGACCACGTGTGTCGGCAGAACTCCTTAAACAGAAACAGCTCTTAGAGCAGTTTCAATAGGGAGGGCACGGATAGTAACCCTGGGGATAGGCCAAGAAACACTTAAGTTCCCTGGAAGACTCTAGAATCAGAAAGACTTCCATACCAGAATGCTAGCTGCTGCCTGCCCCAGAACTCGGTGGAGGTGTTTGAAGGGGAAGCCCCGGAGAAAGTTTTCgttgagaaggaaaagagaaaaggagaggagtAATCAGCACATCTTTCCCGTTCATTAGTTTGCCTGGGCCAATACCAGTGCttttaatgattttctttcaAGGAAGTCTTGGCTTTAGAATTTTGGTTTATTTGGGGAAATAGCAACTCCTGTTATTGCTTTGGCTGTGAGAGAGATGCGTTCTTTTGCACAGATGATGTGTGTGTGATTTTAAACAAGGTGAACGTTGGGCACCAGCTTTCAGTTTCCCCTTGGTGGAACGCATTTGAAGAATTTCACCTTCAAGCATTTTCCTTATGCCTGTCAGAAGCACCCCTGGATCCCATGTTTCTAGAGTGGTTGTGTGATTTTTTGGATATTCGGAAGGGGGAAATGAATGccagttgtttttgttgttgttgttacttatTAGTTGGGAAACGAAGGGCTCTATGCTTTTGAGAAAGGTATGTGATTTGATgctcttaataaacttaataatttGGCATCTGAAAATCTGAGACTGTGTTGGTATTCTTGGGCAAATAGAGCAAGTTCTCCAGCCACTTATTACCCCAAATTTAATTATCAAGCCCGGAGGACATGTTGAGCTGATTCCACCGATGGAATGTCGGACTCTCTAACTTTCTCAGTGTCATGGTTTCCAAGCCACCTGCATGGGCTTTCAACTGACTTTTAAATAGAttaatgatgattttttttttaaatccacaaaTGAAAAATGTCTGAGAAtatctgtgtgatttttcttaagcattttcttttctttgccacTGGAGGTTAACTGTCATTTAGATATGTCTATGAATTGTTCACTGCAAAAGAGCAAAATTTGGTCGGAGAAATTGGGATGAGTGTACAGattcttattcatttattttaatgctAAAGAAATACAGAAACTTTCATAAAAGGCAAGAGTCATAAAAaccttttgtattttgttttctaaagaaTATAACTTCTCTATGAATGAAATATCTCAAGGTATATCTTGGACAACAATGGGATCACATTTGAATCGTTTGCTTTTGGTGTCAGATTTGGATTTTCTTAATAGTATGGGTTGTTCTATAGATTGATGGCGTTTGATTTCAGAAAGAACTTGGTGAGGGCAGAGCATATAAAGGGAAGGAAACCTCCATGCCCAAGAGAAGGGCCTGGGATCCCAGTGTCACGATTCCCAATTCCTTCGAATTCCTTCTTGGCAGGGCCCACAAAAATGTTTCCATGACATTTCCCTTTGAGGTAAAACGTGGCTTTCCTGGGAGCAAAAAAAGTCTCTCTCCAACATGCTTTGACTTGAATATGGAAatcattttgatttcttttctcttatgaGGAAATTTTCATGCTTGGTTTGTCAAGACAAGAGAGTTCATTCCTTGTTGAAACACTAATGAATTGAAACACGTTGGAGCAAGTAAAAACTCAAAATTAAGCTGGTTTCTTTCAAATAGTCTTCCTTAGTGTAAAATAAATTAAGCAATGTAAAATGAAGTTAATTCAGGTAATTACTAAATACAGAAGCCTAACAATATATATCATTGGATATTATTATTTAAGGGTAGAATTTTCAGAAatctgcaaaactccctttaatttggtttctatatttatttaacaaagcaaggagcaAATACATGTCAATATGTAG is a genomic window containing:
- the SLX4IP gene encoding LOW QUALITY PROTEIN: protein SLX4IP (The sequence of the model RefSeq protein was modified relative to this genomic sequence to represent the inferred CDS: deleted 2 bases in 2 codons), which translates into the protein MASNKFAVKCGNFAVLVDLHVLPQGLNKDTSWFSEQKKEEVCLLLKETIDSRVKEHLEVCKHRRQSNTEFTRSSPLSLKGYGFQITAYFLKRGIRLRCIRGSQHGELRLFPDRFVVCVSQLAFNRDLLASQNKELTERPFHGISDYFAECAESPLPPSAKRKRNALKEIVKRTETKSSVVSKSQTSRDIVGTSGDLLTAELARRRDGDEVSSCPSLESTGQAKGYIKAAESHQGWLPVQKLENVHQAQPEDTSSQQKPHPGEQFKTELLSGSPVCGCESASPGPKQSPRVAKAQQKPRNCDSAEDSDHHKRVSLGSNQLVPREVIVGEKSRAARVWPALELSDPGLLLKQDLAIKTTPNEELHVLENLSSRQLMKENNSGQAWQSSSATNSKSLSAIPLPTHSEGNCRLQGSPTKKRNTKEATNTEEKWKVMAKDTGA